From a single Isoalcanivorax indicus genomic region:
- the rplL gene encoding 50S ribosomal protein L7/L12, whose product MALSKEDILNAIAEMSVMDLVELISAMEEKFGVSAAAAVAVAAPAAGGEAAAAAEEKTEFDVVLTGFGDKKVGVIKAVREATGLGLKEAKDLVEGAPAAVKEGVNKDEAESIKKKIEEAGGTAELK is encoded by the coding sequence ATGGCTCTGTCCAAAGAAGATATTCTGAATGCAATTGCTGAAATGAGCGTCATGGATCTGGTCGAACTGATCAGCGCCATGGAAGAGAAATTCGGTGTTAGCGCTGCAGCCGCTGTTGCTGTTGCTGCGCCGGCTGCTGGTGGCGAAGCTGCTGCTGCAGCTGAAGAGAAGACCGAATTCGACGTGGTACTGACCGGCTTCGGCGACAAGAAAGTCGGCGTGATCAAGGCCGTTCGTGAAGCTACCGGCCTGGGCCTGAAAGAAGCCAAGGACCTGGTAGAAGGTGCTCCGGCTGCCGTCAAGGAAGGCGTGAACAAGGACGAAGCCGAATCGATCAAGAAGAAGATCGAAGAAGCGGGCGGTACTGCTGAGCTGAAGTAA
- the rplJ gene encoding 50S ribosomal protein L10 encodes MPLNLEDKRAIVASVNAVAAEALSAVIADYRGLTVSEMTELRQKARETGVYVRVVRNTLAKRAVEGTEYECLNDALVGPTILAFSQEDPGAAARLFKDFAKDHKLLEVKALAVGGVAYGAQDLDILAKLPTRDQALSTLLSVMQAPIAKFVRTANEVPSKAVRVIAAVKDQKQEAA; translated from the coding sequence ATGCCTTTGAATCTGGAGGACAAACGCGCGATTGTTGCTTCGGTCAACGCTGTTGCCGCTGAAGCACTTTCTGCAGTGATTGCCGACTATCGTGGTCTGACGGTTTCGGAAATGACCGAACTCCGTCAGAAAGCACGCGAAACCGGTGTGTACGTGCGTGTTGTGCGTAACACATTGGCCAAGCGTGCCGTCGAAGGCACTGAGTATGAGTGCCTGAACGACGCACTGGTCGGCCCGACGATCCTGGCCTTTTCCCAGGAAGATCCCGGTGCTGCGGCCCGGCTCTTCAAGGATTTCGCCAAGGATCACAAGCTGCTGGAAGTGAAGGCGCTGGCAGTGGGTGGTGTAGCTTACGGTGCACAGGATCTCGACATCCTTGCCAAGCTGCCGACCCGCGACCAGGCACTGTCTACGCTGCTGTCCGTCATGCAGGCGCCGATCGCCAAGTTCGTCCGCACCGCCAACGAGGTGCCGAGCAAGGCTGTTCGTGTGATTGCTGCAGTGAAGGATCAAAAACAGGAAGCAGCCTGA
- the rplA gene encoding 50S ribosomal protein L1, which produces MAKLSKRARAIREKIEPGKQYAIEDAVNLLSELSKVKFKESIDVAVNLGVDPRKSDQNVRGASVLPHGTGKTVRVAVFAQGANAEAAKEAGADIVGFDDLAEQVQGGEINFDVVIATPDAMRVVGKLGTILGPRGLMPNPKVGTVTADVATAVKNAKGGQVRYRTDKGGIIHCIVGQVGFDANAVKENVEALLADLKKIKPSSAKGVYVRKITLSTTMGPGLAIDQATLAQ; this is translated from the coding sequence ATGGCCAAGCTGTCCAAACGCGCCCGTGCGATCCGTGAAAAGATTGAACCGGGCAAGCAATACGCTATTGAAGATGCCGTGAACCTGCTTTCCGAACTGTCGAAAGTGAAGTTCAAGGAATCCATCGACGTGGCGGTCAACCTGGGTGTTGATCCGCGCAAATCCGATCAGAACGTGCGTGGCGCTTCCGTGCTGCCGCACGGCACCGGCAAGACCGTGCGTGTAGCGGTATTTGCTCAGGGCGCCAATGCTGAAGCGGCGAAAGAGGCTGGTGCCGATATCGTCGGTTTCGATGATCTGGCCGAGCAGGTGCAGGGCGGCGAAATCAACTTCGACGTGGTCATCGCTACCCCTGACGCCATGCGCGTCGTGGGCAAGCTGGGCACCATCCTGGGCCCGCGTGGTCTGATGCCGAACCCGAAAGTGGGCACCGTGACGGCGGATGTGGCCACGGCGGTCAAGAATGCCAAGGGCGGCCAGGTGCGTTACCGCACGGACAAGGGCGGTATCATTCACTGCATCGTTGGTCAGGTCGGTTTCGACGCCAACGCCGTGAAAGAAAACGTCGAGGCGCTGCTGGCTGATCTGAAAAAGATCAAGCCGTCTTCCGCCAAGGGTGTGTATGTCCGGAAGATCACCCTGTCGACCACCATGGGTCCGGGTCTGGCCATCGATCAGGCCACCCTGGCGCAGTAA
- the rplK gene encoding 50S ribosomal protein L11 codes for MAKKIQAYIKLQVAAGAANPSPPVGPALGQHGVNIMEFCKAFNAQTQEMEKGSPVPVIITVYSDRSFTFVMKTPPASFLLKKAAGIKSGSGVPNKNKVGKVTRAQLEDIAKAKEPDLTAADLDAAVRTIAGSARSMGLDVEE; via the coding sequence ATGGCTAAGAAAATCCAGGCCTACATCAAGCTGCAGGTTGCAGCGGGTGCGGCCAACCCCAGCCCGCCGGTCGGCCCAGCACTGGGTCAGCACGGTGTGAACATCATGGAGTTCTGCAAGGCGTTCAACGCCCAGACTCAGGAGATGGAAAAGGGCTCCCCTGTGCCGGTGATCATCACGGTGTACAGCGACCGTTCCTTTACCTTCGTCATGAAGACGCCGCCGGCCTCTTTCCTGCTCAAGAAAGCAGCAGGTATCAAGAGCGGCTCTGGCGTGCCGAACAAGAACAAGGTGGGCAAGGTGACCCGTGCCCAGCTTGAAGATATTGCGAAAGCCAAGGAACCGGACCTGACTGCGGCAGATCTTGACGCAGCGGTGCGGACAATTGCCGGCAGTGCCCGGTCCATGGGTCTGGACGTGGAGGAATAA